From Amycolatopsis sp. cg9, one genomic window encodes:
- a CDS encoding MFS transporter: protein MTDTHGPHHSPVQLRRAVLSSYLGSVIEYYDFLLYATASAVVFSKVFFSGLDPVVGTIASLGTFTTGYLARPLGGIVFGHFGDLLGRKRMLVITMTMMGIASTLIGVLPTYAQAGALAPILLVVLRVLQGIAVGGEWGGAVLMSAEHATTRRGLWASFTNAGAPSGMVVSTLMLTLMAAVTTDAQFLAWGWRIPFLLSVVLLAIGLFVRLKVTETPVFAAATRPSRAPLVEVLRRHPRNLLLAVGVGFGAFVAQGTLTTYVLAYAVGQGFSRQTVLNAITVSSVGAVFGIIGFSALSDRIGRRPVVVGGAVATAIVGFLLFPMVDSRSAGLLVLALVLGQSIAHPAMYGPLAALCTELFGTRARYTGASLGYQVAGLGAGVAPVVFASIAGAGTLLISVVIAACCLVTVLSVLALAESHRTDLTDDPDGVVAPAPEGIRGTT from the coding sequence ATGACGGACACCCACGGCCCCCACCATTCGCCCGTGCAGCTGCGCAGGGCGGTGCTGTCCAGCTACCTGGGCAGCGTGATCGAGTACTACGACTTCCTGCTCTACGCCACGGCGTCGGCCGTGGTGTTCTCCAAGGTCTTCTTCTCCGGCTTGGACCCGGTGGTCGGCACGATCGCGAGCCTGGGCACCTTCACCACCGGCTACCTGGCCCGCCCGCTCGGCGGGATCGTGTTCGGGCACTTCGGGGACCTGCTCGGCCGCAAGCGGATGCTCGTGATCACCATGACGATGATGGGCATCGCGAGCACGCTGATCGGCGTGCTGCCCACCTACGCCCAGGCCGGCGCGCTGGCGCCGATCCTGCTGGTCGTGCTGCGCGTGCTGCAGGGCATCGCGGTCGGCGGGGAGTGGGGCGGCGCGGTCCTGATGTCGGCCGAGCACGCCACCACCCGCCGCGGCCTGTGGGCGAGCTTCACCAACGCCGGCGCCCCCAGCGGCATGGTCGTCTCCACGCTGATGCTCACGCTCATGGCCGCGGTGACGACCGACGCGCAGTTCCTGGCGTGGGGCTGGCGGATCCCGTTCCTGCTCAGCGTGGTGCTGCTCGCCATCGGCCTGTTCGTGCGGCTGAAGGTGACCGAGACACCGGTCTTCGCGGCGGCGACCCGCCCGTCGCGCGCCCCGCTGGTGGAGGTGCTGCGGCGGCACCCGAGGAACCTGCTGCTGGCGGTGGGCGTCGGCTTCGGCGCGTTCGTCGCGCAGGGCACGCTCACGACCTACGTGCTCGCCTACGCGGTCGGCCAGGGCTTCTCGCGCCAGACCGTGCTCAACGCGATCACCGTGTCGTCGGTGGGCGCGGTGTTCGGGATCATCGGGTTCTCGGCGTTGTCGGACCGGATCGGGCGCCGCCCGGTGGTCGTCGGCGGCGCGGTGGCCACGGCGATCGTCGGGTTCCTGTTGTTCCCGATGGTCGACAGCCGCTCGGCGGGGCTGCTGGTCCTGGCACTCGTGCTCGGGCAGTCGATCGCGCACCCGGCGATGTACGGGCCGCTGGCCGCGCTGTGCACCGAACTGTTCGGCACCCGCGCCCGCTACACCGGCGCGTCGCTGGGCTACCAGGTGGCCGGGCTCGGCGCCGGCGTCGCCCCGGTCGTGTTCGCGAGCATCGCCGGCGCCGGCACCCTGCTCATCTCCGTGGTGATCGCCGCGTGCTGCCTGGTCACCGTGCTCAGCGTGCTCGCGCTGGCCGAAAGCCACCGCACCGACCTGACCGACGACCCGGACGGCGTGGTGGCGCCCGCGCCGGAGGGGATCCGCGGGACCACGTGA
- a CDS encoding lysozyme translates to MNAPRRWRRLLGAALAVSASLLVATAPGAEASPPLPQQDATGNHEMGAAIRAHDGVPPAGLAPASVDASVPGIDVSAYQGNVNWASYWSAGKKFAYVKATEGTSYQNAYFSQQYTGSYNVGMIRGAYHYGRPDGAGGAAQADYFVAHGGGWSKDGKTLPGTLDIEWGPNNACYGKTPAQMVAWIKAFSDEYHAKTTRWPVIYTATSWWSQCTGNTGDFSSTNPLWVARYASSAGTLPYNWGFYTFWQYSSSPIDQDTFSADISRLKVLATG, encoded by the coding sequence ATGAACGCACCACGACGGTGGCGCCGCCTGCTCGGCGCCGCACTCGCGGTCTCGGCCTCCCTGCTGGTCGCGACCGCCCCCGGCGCCGAAGCCTCGCCGCCGCTCCCCCAGCAAGACGCCACCGGCAACCACGAAATGGGGGCGGCGATCCGCGCCCACGACGGCGTGCCACCGGCCGGCCTGGCGCCGGCGTCGGTGGACGCGAGCGTCCCCGGCATCGATGTAAGCGCTTACCAGGGCAACGTGAACTGGGCGTCGTACTGGAGCGCGGGCAAGAAGTTCGCCTACGTCAAGGCGACCGAGGGCACCAGCTACCAGAACGCGTACTTCAGCCAGCAGTACACGGGCTCGTACAACGTCGGCATGATCCGCGGGGCCTACCACTACGGCCGCCCGGACGGTGCCGGCGGCGCGGCCCAGGCCGACTACTTCGTCGCCCACGGCGGCGGCTGGTCGAAGGACGGCAAGACGCTCCCCGGCACGCTCGACATCGAGTGGGGCCCGAACAACGCCTGCTACGGCAAGACGCCGGCGCAGATGGTGGCGTGGATCAAGGCGTTCAGCGACGAATACCACGCGAAGACGACCCGCTGGCCGGTGATCTACACGGCGACGAGCTGGTGGAGCCAGTGCACCGGCAACACGGGCGACTTCAGCTCGACGAACCCGTTGTGGGTGGCGCGGTACGCGTCTTCGGCGGGCACGCTGCCGTACAACTGGGGCTTCTACACGTTCTGGCAGTACAGCTCCTCGCCGATCGACCAGGACACGTTCAGCGCGGACATCTCGCGCCTGAAGGTGCTCGCGACCGGCTGA